GCGCAAATCAACATCCAGCTCCCGCACCTGCTTAAATTTTGGATATAAAACAAACTGGTAAATATTCAGTACAGCTTTGGCATATTGCTGAATCACCGGTGTTAGCTGAATCGAGCCTGAGAGGACCCGGTTTAAGCTATCCTCAACTGTCCACGCAATTTCCCCGGCTGTTTTTGCCCCTACCATCCGCCCTGAACCTTTCAGGGTATGGAAATGGCGACGAATCGTAGTCAGCGTCTCCTGCTGACCTGGATTGGCAAACCATTCTGGAAATAAAGCATTTAACTCAACGAAGATCTCTTCGATTTCTTCAACAAAGATTTCAAGAATTTCTGCATCTTGATCAAGATAACTATCTTCAGGAAGCGTTGTCGTTTCAACTAAATTTTTTAATATTTCTTTCATAGCTCATGCTTCTTACGTTGTGCCGCCAAGAAGGGCGCTCAAACTTAATTGTCATCGTCACGCGAGACCTAACGTTATGAAGTTAAGTACATCTTGTCGAGGCTTTATCTGTATGTCCCAATGTGCCTCAACCTAGATCAAGGCACATTTCCTCCATATGCTCTAACTTTATTCTGGCAGTTTAAAGTCAGATACAGATTCACGTAATGCATCGGCCATGTTTGCCAACTCAGAAACAGAGCGGGCTGTGTCAAAAGTTGCACTCGTGGTTTGCGACGTAATTTCCTGAACAACGTTCATCGTGGTCGCAATATGACCTGCAGAAGCAGACTGCAGTTTTGCTGCATCAGAAATGCTTGCAATCAGTTTTGCCAAGTTATTCGATACAGTTTGAATCTCGTCCAGTGCTACACCGGCATCTTTAGACAGGTTCGCACCACGCACAACCTCGGCTGTGGTTTGTTCCATCGAAATTACCGCTTCGTTGGTATCGGTCTGAATCGTTTTTACCAGGCCTTCAATCTGCTTGGTTGCAGAGGCAGAACGTTCCGCAAGACGTTGTACTTCATCCGCGACAACCGCGAAACCACGACCGGCCTCACCTGCCATCGACGCTTGAATTGCAGCGTTCAAGGCAAGAATGTTGGTCTGGTCAGCAATATCGTTAATCAGGGCAACGATGTTACCAATTTCCTGAGAAGATTCACCCAGACGTTTAATACGCTTCGAGGTTTCCTGAATCTGTTCACGAATGGTGTCCATCCCCTCAATTGAGCGGTTTACAACGTCTGCACCATTGGCAGCAATTTGTACCGAACGTTCCGCAACCATGGCAGATTCTTCAGCGTTTGAAGATACCTGATCAATCGACATTGCCATTTCGTTAATTGCAGCAGAAGCACCGGCAATTTCTTGGGCCTGGTGTTCAGAAGCTTCCGCTAACTGGTTGGTAATGCTTTGTGTGGTTGCCGTATATTGCGCTACTTCATGTGAAGTTTCGGTAATACGTGATACCAGATCACGTAACTGGTCAATCGCAAAGTTAATCGAGTCGGCAATCGCACCGGTAAAGTCTTCAGATACTGTCGCATATGAACGTAAGTCACCATCTGCAAGGTCGGCAATCTCGTCCAGTAAACGTAGAATCGCATTCTGGTTACGGTCATATTCATCTTGCAGGCGTGTTACACGCTGTTTATCCGATGCTCCACGCAGGGATAGCAGTTTAAATACACAGATCAGGAAGCCAATCAATAACAGAATTAATAAAACCGCTGGAAGAATCGTCGTCAGACCGGCTTTGCTTGACAGCTTATTCAGATTATTCAGCAGCACGTCAGATTCGGTGAAAACCGCAGCAGAAGCTTGACGAACGTTGACAATTTGAGTCGAGTTTTTCAGGATCGTTGCAGACGCAGACTGCAATACATCATCATATTCAGCCTTGATCCCTTCCAGAGATTCACGCAGGTTCGGATCATTGACACGTTCTACACCCAGTTCAGCAGAACCGTTCAATTGGGCATTTAAATAAGAACCAAAAGTTTCCGTATCGGCACTGAAGTCATCCGCTGATTCACGGGAACCATCGCTACCCGTCAATACCAAACTGATTGAACGCAAGATACGTTCTGCAATAAATACCTGGTTTTTCGCAATAACAACCTGGTTAGAAGGCATGTTCTGACGCGCCATCTGGTCAACCATCAGGTTATATTCTGCCTGAATCCCCGGGATGGCTTCACCAATCGCGATATTAGTATCATACAGCTGGTTAATGATTTTTTGTTGCGACGCAATCAGGTCAATATTAGATGACATCTTGCTCCACTGTTGATTCACCGTGTCCAGTGCTTCATTGTCCGGATGAATACTTTTCACTGTTTCCAGGTTTTCAGCAAACGCTTTTTGTGATTCAGTCAGGCTTTTCATCGCTTCAGGTGTTCCCGAAGCAGTGGCTTCTGTCGCCTGACGTGAAATCATTTGCGAAAGTAGGCGTAAATCACCCAGACTTTGAGTCAGCTGGTTGGTACGTGGCACGCTATAGAAAAGATATAGCAAGGTAATGAGTGCCGCGAGTAGACAGCCTATTGCCCCGTAAATAAGCGGCTTAGACTTTTCACTGTCACCAAATACACGTGATAACTGATCTGTTTGTGATTGAATCTTGGCTAAAAAAGCATTGCCACTTTTGCGGCTGGTACTTTCACCTGTATTCTTCTTTTTAAGTTTAAAGCCCATGCAGCTTCTCCCCGATTTACGCCTTTATTACTTTCGTGTGCGACGTTTAATTTATAAATTTTATTGACGCGTTCATAAATTTTGGATTTTGCAACAAACGACTGAATAAGAAGACATACCATTGCTGGTTATGCTGGTGAAAAAATCCCTGACAGTAGTCTTGCAGGTTTTTATCCAATTCAGTGGTCTTAGAAAAGAAACTTTTCTTGTTAAAGTGTTGAATCCCCAAAACTTGATCAACGACCAAGCCGACATAATGGTCATTATGATGTATACATAATACTTTTTGAGTAGGCAAAAACTGACTGGCATGCCCCGAAACATATTGTGCCAGATCAGAAACAGACAACTGTCTTCCCCGGATATTCGCCAAACCCAACACCCAGGATTGTGTATTAGGCACTGGCGTATATTTTGGAGGATAGATCACTTCAGATACTTCCCCCAGCGGCGCAACAAAATATTGCCCCATCATCTCAAAAGCGATACCTGACCATCGGTTGACTTCATTTTCATTGGAAACGTAGTTTTTATTCCCCCGTTTCGCAATGCGAAGCAATTCGATAAATCCATTTGCTGCCATAGAGCTTATCCTGCATTGAGGTGTTGCTTAATCACATCAATTAATTGTTGTTCATCAACAGGCTTGGTCAAGTAGTCCGCAGCACCCTGCCGTTTACCCCAAACGCGGTCAGTGGCCTGATCCTTGGTACTTACGATCACAATCGGAATATGCTTGGTGGTTTCGCCACGCGCAATCTGACGGGTCGCCTGAAAGCCGTTTACCCCCGGCATTACTACATCCATCAGCACCAGATCAGGCAACTCTGCCTGCGCCATGGTGACCCCATCGGCGCCATTGGCTGCTTCAATCACCTCAAAGCCATGTTTGCTAAGAATCTCTCTAAAGCGAAAGGTTTCTGTCGGTGAGTCATCTACAATTAAGATACGTGCCATGCCATTCCCCAAAAAAATCAAATATTAAGCACTAATATGGTTACGGATTGCGTTAAGCAATTCATCTTTACTGAAAGGTTTAGTTAAATATTCATCCGAACCGACAACACGACCTTTGGCCTGATCAAATAAACCGTCTTTACTCGAAAGCATAATCACAGGAATATTCTGATAGTTCTGTGAGTTTTTGATCAAGGCACAGGTTTGATAGCCATCCAGACGCGGCATCATGATATCGACAAAAACAATATCCGGATTGGCTTCTGCAATTTTAGACAATGCTTCAAAACCATCAACGGCAGTGACGACTTCATAGCCTTCGCGTTGCAGTAAAGTTTCTGCGGTACGGCGAATTGTTTTTGAGTCATCAATGACCATAACTTTTAAATTCTGGAATTTATCATCCATTTATTGCCCCGTCCCCTTTTAGAAATGATATGCCATAAGGCTGATAGCATTATTTTATTACGATTCGCCAACATTTTTAACACAAACTTACTTATATTATCAATGAGCATTTTTTGTACAAGTTGGCAGAGTTTACAAATTACAAGAACTGCTTCACACTTTATTTATACTGGTGATTTTTTTTTGATTAACGGTGGTTTTTTATTGAAGAATTTGGGTCTAATATAACCATATTATTACTTTAAAATAAGTAATTTAGTCAACTTTAAATTTGGGGAGCCAATGATGGGTCAGTTTTCGGAAAAACTTGCTGTCATTGATAAAAATAAAATGACTGGCCAATTCATTCTTGTACTTGCCTTATTTGCGCAGGTGAGCCTGAGCTATGCCAATACCCAGCAAAACCCACAAAAAGCCACCTGGTATCGCTATTATGACAGCAAAGGTGTGGCCAATATCAGCACCAATGTCACCCCCAATCATATTCATTATGGTTATGAAGCACTTGATCAGAATATGCAGGTGATTAAGCGCGCGCGTCCTTATAATGCCGAGCTGGATATCAAGCAGGCACCGCAACGTGCTCAGCAGGCAAAGCGTCTGGCCGAGGACCAAAAACTTAAACGTGCCTATAACAGCAGCCATATAGCCTCCCAGAAAAAGACCGAAGCCCTGAACCAGTTGAAAAAGCAGATTAACTTTCAACAGGAACAAATGAAGCAGTTACAAAAAGACCGGATCATGTTTGTACGTCAGGAACGTGAATATTTACGTAAAGGCAAAGCACCGCCTGCGGCTTTAAAAACCAGCCTGCAAAACAACCAGAAAAATCTCACTTTCCAAAAAGAGAATATTCAGTCTTTACAAAGTCGCTATCGAAACCTGGAAGCAGAATACGACAGAATTATTGCTCGTTTACAAGCACTTGAATAAACATATAAAACTTGTCGTTGCTTTTGGCGACCACAAGTATGAAGGACTCTTATGCAATCTGCACCGCCTCATCTTTTGGATATGCCCTCTCCGCGCTCAGTCTTGATGATGAGTGCACTTTGCTTAAATTTACTGCTACTTGGCTGTGGTCAAAATGAGTCAGCCCCACCAGCAACGACTCCCCAAACAATTGAACTGATTCCTCAAGATCTGGTGGCGGTGAAAGCCGGCAATTCAGTCCAGAAAACCGCTTTTACCGGTACAATTCGTGCCGTAAATCAAAGCAGCATTCAGGCCCAGGTCACAGCAACAGCTACCAGCGTCAATGCCCAAGTAGGTCAGACAGTGACCAAGGGGCAGCTTCTGGTCCGGTTAAACAATCAGGATAATGCAGCCCGTCTGGCTCAGGCACGTGCCAATCTGGCTGCGACTCAGGCGCAGGCCAATCAGGCCCGCACTATGATGCAGCGAAAGAAACGCCTGCTGGATCAGGGCTTTATTTCTCAGGTTGAATATGAGCAAAGCCAGGTAGACTACCGGGCCCAACTGGAAAATGTACACGCCCAGCAAGCCAATGTAGATATTGCTGAAAAGGCTGATCATGATGGAATAATCACCAGTCCTATGAACGGTGTAATTACTCAGCGTCAGGTTGAGCCTGGACAAACAGTCGCAGTAGGCCAAACCCTATTTGAAATTGTGGATCCGAATCAGGTGGAAATTCAAGCACGTGTACCGAGTGACATGCAGGCCAGCCTGCGCCCGGGTCATCGAATTGAATACCGGCTTCAAGGCAATCCGGATCAGCTCACCGCAGTCATTAGCCGGGTCTCCCCGATTGCCGATCAGGCCAGTCGCCAGATCGAATTCTTTGCAGCTCCGAATGAAAGCATCTCTTCTTTAAGTATTGGTTCTTTTGTTGATGGCTCTATTTTAAGCTCGCAGCAACTGTCAGGACAAATACTTCCT
The nucleotide sequence above comes from Acinetobacter sp. 10FS3-1. Encoded proteins:
- a CDS encoding methyl-accepting chemotaxis protein, with product MGFKLKKKNTGESTSRKSGNAFLAKIQSQTDQLSRVFGDSEKSKPLIYGAIGCLLAALITLLYLFYSVPRTNQLTQSLGDLRLLSQMISRQATEATASGTPEAMKSLTESQKAFAENLETVKSIHPDNEALDTVNQQWSKMSSNIDLIASQQKIINQLYDTNIAIGEAIPGIQAEYNLMVDQMARQNMPSNQVVIAKNQVFIAERILRSISLVLTGSDGSRESADDFSADTETFGSYLNAQLNGSAELGVERVNDPNLRESLEGIKAEYDDVLQSASATILKNSTQIVNVRQASAAVFTESDVLLNNLNKLSSKAGLTTILPAVLLILLLIGFLICVFKLLSLRGASDKQRVTRLQDEYDRNQNAILRLLDEIADLADGDLRSYATVSEDFTGAIADSINFAIDQLRDLVSRITETSHEVAQYTATTQSITNQLAEASEHQAQEIAGASAAINEMAMSIDQVSSNAEESAMVAERSVQIAANGADVVNRSIEGMDTIREQIQETSKRIKRLGESSQEIGNIVALINDIADQTNILALNAAIQASMAGEAGRGFAVVADEVQRLAERSASATKQIEGLVKTIQTDTNEAVISMEQTTAEVVRGANLSKDAGVALDEIQTVSNNLAKLIASISDAAKLQSASAGHIATTMNVVQEITSQTTSATFDTARSVSELANMADALRESVSDFKLPE
- a CDS encoding efflux RND transporter periplasmic adaptor subunit — its product is MQSAPPHLLDMPSPRSVLMMSALCLNLLLLGCGQNESAPPATTPQTIELIPQDLVAVKAGNSVQKTAFTGTIRAVNQSSIQAQVTATATSVNAQVGQTVTKGQLLVRLNNQDNAARLAQARANLAATQAQANQARTMMQRKKRLLDQGFISQVEYEQSQVDYRAQLENVHAQQANVDIAEKADHDGIITSPMNGVITQRQVEPGQTVAVGQTLFEIVDPNQVEIQARVPSDMQASLRPGHRIEYRLQGNPDQLTAVISRVSPIADQASRQIEFFAAPNESISSLSIGSFVDGSILSSQQLSGQILPLDTIQNIQNQPFVWVIRQNKIKRVNIEILEQRYNDNIAVVRGLETGDQVSRIAFTEADLNKAVTLGSP
- the pilG gene encoding twitching motility response regulator PilG; translation: MDDKFQNLKVMVIDDSKTIRRTAETLLQREGYEVVTAVDGFEALSKIAEANPDIVFVDIMMPRLDGYQTCALIKNSQNYQNIPVIMLSSKDGLFDQAKGRVVGSDEYLTKPFSKDELLNAIRNHISA
- a CDS encoding chemotaxis protein CheW gives rise to the protein MAANGFIELLRIAKRGNKNYVSNENEVNRWSGIAFEMMGQYFVAPLGEVSEVIYPPKYTPVPNTQSWVLGLANIRGRQLSVSDLAQYVSGHASQFLPTQKVLCIHHNDHYVGLVVDQVLGIQHFNKKSFFSKTTELDKNLQDYCQGFFHQHNQQWYVFLFSRLLQNPKFMNASIKFIN
- a CDS encoding response regulator, with the protein product MARILIVDDSPTETFRFREILSKHGFEVIEAANGADGVTMAQAELPDLVLMDVVMPGVNGFQATRQIARGETTKHIPIVIVSTKDQATDRVWGKRQGAADYLTKPVDEQQLIDVIKQHLNAG